The nucleotide window tactcATAATCCTTATATTATTTGTGCAATATTTGTGTTGTGTCTACCTTTAATTACTGGTGTCAGCTGTTGATCCAAGACCAATGACGTAACCTGTTGCACGGTCTGTGAACTGTACTGATGTCACTCCTTACATAATGTATATGCATGATGCTGAGGGCAACTTGCCTAAACTTGTCCATGCTTTGCAACTTCTCGGTTCTCTCCCATCCTTTTTCTTCAAATCTCAGGAATGTGGTTCACTTTACCTGAACGCTTGCTCAAGCcaaaaacacaaatcacaatAAAACCAAAATACTGAGAAAGTAAACTTTTAATTCAATATTTTACACACCCATGTACCTGTAAACATACATGAATTCCTATAGCCAATTTCTGTTAGGAATATGAAAATATCTTCATACTCTCATTTGATGCATCCATTAACAACTATACCACATGTGTAATAAAACTtcaaacggaaaaaaaaaaaaaaagcaaaaatagcCCAAATTCTTAGTGCTTCTGACAGAAACAAACCGTTAAAAAAATATCCATATGCACACTTGCATTGTTCAGTAAAGATATgctttgaaatgaaaagcacagtATTCAACCAGAATGCAtgttaaaagcaaaaacagccTCTACTTATTTCACTacttattaatataaattaaatttgtgaACCAAACAGAACTGTATGCCATCAACATTCACAATGTGTAAGCACAGACAAATTCCCACACAGGAATAACAGGAAAAAACCACTACAAAACTCagatttacaaaataaaagccACCTAAAAAGACTGACATCTTTCCGTGCTTTATGTACATTTGCGTAcccatttgtttacatttaaatagatCAAtaacttcattaacaaaaaaatgtattaagacCCCATTCGTAGCCTAGTTCACAATGTGTTCTTCCTGCAGTTCTCCCCTCCTGTACTGAGTGGAATTACTCAGTTACTCCCCATGTCTTACACCCACACACTTTATCTTCAAAGAATGGAGATACACTTGGAGAACTGCACTGTTCCAGACTCAGCCCTCAGACGCACACACTtgaaaacacaaattcattttgaaTCAGCAAACTGCTGCATTACTACACAGTTGAACTGAAATAGTTGAATATTCTTAGcaagtttaaaatttaaaataaaaaactgcaacaaaatcAGTGTGGTGTTAAAAGTACTTAAATTGGTGCGTTTTGCATTAATGAAGGCTGGTGAGGAGCTGCTCTACTGTTTCTGTTACAATGTGCTACTCTCACTTTTTCTGCCACTGCTCCCTTTGTCATATCATTTCCCTGGTTCAAGCCCTCACTCTCCCATTCCCTCTCTTCCAGTCTCCCCTCTTCTCCTCGCCACCATCCAATACAAACTTCCGCAAAGCCTCCCTCTCAAACTCCTCCATCtcgtcctccagctcctcattcCCTCCTGCTTCCACTATATCTTCTAAAATGTCAGCCAAGTCTTCCACAAAGTCCCGGAATGAGATCCTGTCATGGCTGAACACACCGTCCACAAAGAAGTCCCTGACCAGCGTGCCGATTTCCTCCTTGCTCTTGCTCTCGGCCTCCCCCAGTTTCTCCAGGTAACTGGCTAGGAGACCCTCGAAGTCAGCGAGCTGTACCGGTACCAAGCCCTCCTGCTTGGCACACGCTGCAATGTCACTGCAGTTGACTGGAGCCCGGTAGTAGTGCTGCAGTTTCTGCTTCTTCCCCTTCCAGTAGTCATTGTGCTCATGGTGTCGGTGTGCTGCATCTAGGGGTTTCTTGTCCGCTGTGCTCTTCCAGTGCCTCTCCTTCTTGCCTTCTTCTTTGAACTCTTTATTGCTCCTTTCCCCAACATGGCTCTCATGGCTGCTGCCATCCTTGGACTGCTCTTCATCTCTATGATACACTTCATTGATCTTCCACTCTCCATGTTTCATCTCCTCTTTCCCATtatctctccttctgtctccGCCTTTTGAccactcttttcttttctcctcccaCTCCTTTATGTCATTTTGCTGCTTCCACGCCCTGTCTCTCTCCCCATTACCTTGGTGCTTCCACTCTTTTTCTCCTCTCGAGTTCttgctctccttctccttccatTCATTCCTGTTATCCCTATCATCTCGTCCCTTTTTCCAGTCCTTTTCCCCTTTCCACTCTCTTCTTTCACCGGTATCCTCcaactgtctctctgtgtcccttCTACCATCTCTGTCCAATTTCCAGTCCTTTCCATCCCTCCACTCCTTCCTCTCCTGCCACTCTTTGCCATCTGAACCCCAAGCATCATCCCCTCTCTTTGCGTCCTTGCCTTCCTTCCACTCTTTTCTCTCTTGCCGACCCCATTTCTTCATCACATCTCTGTCTCCTTGGCCCTCCCACTTTCTCCCACCATGTCTCTCCTTCCTTTTTGCTTCTCTCCTCTGTCCCAacttctccacttcctcagTGAGCcttctctccacctccaccaggCCCTCCCTTACACCCTTCTTCCCTCCATTCTCCACTTTCATCTCTTCCAGTCGTTTCCTACTCTCCTGCAGCAAGACCTTCTGTCGCTCCAGCTCTTCTGTCAGCCTATCTCTCTGGTGGTCCTCCCCCTCCATGCTCGCTGCTTTCTCCACCCCAGTGCTTTGGCTGCTGTTCTCATTTTGGTCAGAGGAGGGTGATACAGGTGCAGAGGAAGGGAACTGTGTGGAATCTTTGCTGGCTAGGGAAGCAGCAACGAAGAAAGAACAGCAGATAAAGTGCACATAAAACTGGGAGAAGGTTTTCAGTAAAAGCTAGTAGAGAATAACAGGTTATTTCCAGAGAAGAAAAGATGATGCTGGTCCCATTTCCCAGACTTCTAATACCTGTGATTTGTGCGAGTTCTGTCACTCTGGCCCTCAGAGTCTCCAGTTCCCTCTGGAGGCTGGGTAAAGATGACAACTCCATCCTCATCTGCTcattctccttctccagctcttcTTTTCTCACAAActcttttcctccttcttctgcccTCTGTAGCGCTAGGTTCAGTTCCTCTGCTTGTGACTGATGATGGAGAAGCAGGAAGATCAATAAAGACATGTCCTCTACAAGATAACTGATGATTTGAGAAATGCTTGGTCACATGATGAAAGACTAAATCATGTTTCTTAAGAAACTCAGTTTCAGTTTGTCCATAGTCACAAATGTGTTAGAGTTACAAGAACCTCTCCCCCCAGCAAATCCCCCACAGTGGACGATAGCAATTTTGATATGTCTGGAGTACTGAACTAGAGCGAGAAGAGCAGGACACACAGGGAGATGAGGGAGTGCCAAGTAGGCTTACCTGAAGCTGTGCCTGGAGCACTGCAATCTGTTGGTTCTCCTGAGCGAGTTTATCCAACAGTTGTGCCATCTCCTGGACTCGCATGGCCTCCATATCCCTGTTCACCCAATCCTATGCCACAGAAAAGAACACAGACTTGTGAGTGCACATAGACACACAGCATTGGAGCAGCAGAGCAACAACATAGGCAAGCAATGTCAAGTGGACAGGCTAGCGGCCacaggaaggtacttacctggcTGAGTGGCACCTCTGGATCTTTCAGTTCTCTCACTTCAACATCATCATCTGGCAGAAAGAGTCATTATAAACAAACATTCAGCAGATCATTACATCACTGAGGTGATGTGTCACAACACTGCCCTTTATAAAGCCATATTTTCTAATGCTCAAATGTATgtgcaataacaataatcagACCACATTAACAGAATCTCAATAGGCTatcagcattacatttacatttattcatttagcaaacacttttctgcaaaggagCTTCCAAGGAAGAGTGGTATTTAAGCCAtaccttttcacccaaggtgacttacaatgctagattcACTGCCTACAGTAAgtctcatctatacaccagtggaacacacacacacacacacacacacacacacactatgggcaacttAGAGTTGCCAGTTcacttaaaacacatctttggactgtaggaggaaattggagtacctggaggaaacccacacaaacacagggagaacatgcacattctacacagactgaatgaGGATTGAACCCTTGTCCTTTCACACCCAGATgctatgagacaacagcactattCTCTGCACCACCGTTCTGCCAGCAGTCCAAATACAGTTACAGAGAAGACAGATTACAACACATCAAGCACAATGcatcacaaacagaaaaatgtttgttacatGCTATGGGGCAACATTATAAACATTAATgatgtaattaataattatcaCTTAGAACAAAGGCCTagtaatgttacatttaaaaaaataaatgaaaagtgtagttttttttttttttaaattttacttaaaaCCATAATTCTAGATCATTTTAGATGACAGATTCTGCCATGGAATATGCTACAGGTGGACAATGCAAAGAAGAGGATTATTTGGTGAACATGAAGCACTTAGatcctgggggaaaaaaaaaaaaaatgcatagtaTAAACTTTGTGATCTAGTGGCAAACTTTGTGCCAAGTAAAGACACTgacacaaaaatatgtttaccACATTACAGTAATTTGAACTGTAATATTACTGAAAGCTTGTGTcatatacaaacacaaatatCTCACAATCAAACGTGTGGGCATGCAATGAAGAGAACTTTCAGTGTATAACAGGATTAGAACTGACTGTGATTGTGAGGGTTAATGTCAAAGCGTACCCCTCTTCTCTGTACCTACCATCCTCCAGGTCCACGAAGACACCTGTAGGCACAGCGCATCTTAGACTCAGAAAGAGCAGACATGTACTGCTAATGGCAATGCTGGGTTGCCTCCTAGTGTTCAATGAACGAAACAATGTGGAAGTATTTTAAACTTgctaaattaaacaaaaactaATTGAATAAAGTTAGAGCAAAATTAGAGCAAAACCAATGACAGGTTGGAAACTATTCGTATTCTATTCTATTGTTCACCCTGAGGGCACAGCATTAAGACCTGCAGGACTTGATGGCAGAGGACTGAATCTCACCTGAAAATAAGATCGTTCCCAAGCCAAGGAGGATTAGGGCACCCAAAATGCACTTGTTTAAAGAGAAGCCTCCATGCTCCTCTACTTGCTGGATGGGCCTGTattcctcttcttcatcttcatcctcatcaGCCTGCTTCTCCGTTTTGTCCAAGGGGCCAAGAGGACGCACTTTCCTCTTGCGCAGCCGGTCACCCTCAGCCCCCCTCACCTCTCCCAGCTCAGAGTCATAAGGGGAATCTGGATGAAGAACATAAAATAGAAGAATACGAAAATATGACCACTAGTGCACTGTAACGGAATTACTACACCACTTAAGAGAAGGGTTCAAAGCTacggttttttttaaactaatgtAGGCTGCATTAGTCTATCTGTACAGGAAAGATTATGTAACGATGTTGATGTAAGTTTCATCCTTCAGAGAGAAGTTTCTACAGTAACTCTGCTGAAtttcaaatactgtaaacatACTAAAACAGGATATGGATGgcttggctgtgtgtgtgtgtgtgtgagagagagagagacagagagagactaCTCAGACCACTGCCTAGAAAAGGCAGGATTTGTAACAATGGCTTGTAACACATCTTTGCACAGACATTGGCCACCATCTGTCACTTCTTACTGAATGTAGGCAACACAGGTGAACACATTCTCAATTCTTCCAAAAAGAGCAGCAACAGTCAGTAACACGCAGACACGGGCATCTCTAAACAAGCTTGTTCAAGCCTTCTAACACACGATGCTCACTGGCTGCTTAACTCAGCCTGAAGCAGTATGCAAAAGTGCATGTTTTCATAGCTGTTGCTATGGTCCAATCTTGGCCTCATTTTGCTCCGATAAAGTTCAACAACTGGCAGAATGTGCaactaaaaaatacaatttttggggaaaaaaaaatgtttttaaaagtgcacCTTCTATCCTTTTGCTACCCCTTGTAAATGTTGTTTCGATTAGGCTTAAATATACTAAACACAAGGAGCAAAAACATTGTAAAGCGTAAACCTGAAAGCTATGGTAATTAAGAACAGCAGTAAAAGCAAATCCCACAGAAAGGAATTCAGGCACAGATATTCATTATGTGCATGGCATCAACTCAGGCAccaaaaggccaaaaaaaacaaaaagaggatttttaaaattaaccaAAACAAGCACATAACATCCTTCCatttctcacagaaaaataactCATGCATTCAATATTTCTCTTACAGTCTGCATGCCCTTCTCATATATGGGTGCCATACCAGAGACTTGCAGTCTCGCCAGCCTCCTTCCCCAGAATAGGAAGAAATCCGTGACCAGATGATCCAGCAATTGCACTTTAACATAAACATATGAAATTTCACAAACTTGAAAGGCCAGTGACAGCACAAGCGAGAGGCCAGGTTGAGTGACAATTAAAGCACTTCAACAGTCATCAAATCAGCCTATGAGTTTTTGATGGATAACTGTCTGTGGAATAAATCCAACAAGGTAATCAAGAAACAGTTTAAAACCAGTGGGAGAGCTTTCTTCTTCACGTTCTATTGCTCATGTTAATCAAACACTAAACTTAGTACTCTGCATCTTTACCTGCTTGCTTTCCAACTTCCGCTACTTTCTTAGCCAGCTCAGACTGCTCCTGCGGTCgacctccttcctcttctctcatGGGAGCAGGGACTGTGATGCTGGATTCGGGGTAAGGGCCAACAGGGATGTGGCTCTCAGGTGGACAAATATCAGTATACGCTTCAGGGTTCGTGTTCACTGTAGGACCTAGAGGTGTCTGGCCCCCAGCTTGAAGACTGATACCAGTGTTGGAGTCCAGGTCTGCACTGGCCAAACTATAGCTCTCAAGGTTGGACAACAGAGGCACATGGCTGGTGGGTGATGGGCTCAGAAGGGTGGGGCTAGGAGGGGTGAAGCTGTGGCCACTCTCAGCCACAGTTTCCTGGCACACCTAGAAAGTGTGACCAAGGACATAAAtgcaggaacaaaaaaaaaaaaaaaaagttttaaaaagttacagcCACTGACAGTTTTCACATAATAATGGACAAGCAGAAAATTAAATGCTCTTGTTAACCCATTGTTTGCAATGATGAGCTTTAACCCAACCACaataaaactcacacacacacacacacacacattgactgaaaccgcttgtcccatgcagggttgctggagagggaggggacacacccaggacgagacgccagtccatcgcaaggcaccccaagcaggactcgaaccccagacccaccagagagcaggccccggccaaatccgctgcgtcaccgcaccccccaactcAAATATATgaaaggtaatttaaaaaatattgattcttttagttttttacaAAAACTAAACTGCACAATGGTTGAGGGTGCAAACTTATAACCTAAAAGACTTCATACTGCTAGCCACTTAAAAAGAATCAGTGAAGCAACACAGTAATAACAAGAAGGCATTTCACCTTTGTGGGATGTTCCCTCTGGATCTCCATTTCAGCTATCACAaccaaatgttaaaaaaaaaaaaaaaaatatataatacatacagaCAAACCACAACGTTCATTCCTAGGACGACACTGACGGCCGGCCAGGGAAGAACTGACTGGGACATGTGAATGAGCCAACCTGGAGACCCTCTTCGGAGCGTAAGCCATTAGCCGGGGCATCCCTACTGCTCGCACCAGAGTCTGTCAAGCTCCCTGTCAAAGCAGGGAACAGTGAAcgctaaatatataaaaacacacacaaatataaaaatacattatgctTTTTCAGTGATTACAGTGTTTCAGTTACATTTGTAAACCTACAGCATTACAGCAACTCTATGTCCCTTATCTCTGAAATGTTATGTCACAAAAATCAATTTATGAAAGTTTTAAAGCTACATGAGAAACGTAAACACAGCCGCATCAAGAAAATAGCCTTTCTCCACACACTAAACGAGCATGCAAGAAGTGCACCTACAATCAAAAGGCACAATATACCAATGAGCGTGGTAAAAAGTGGCGGTATACCTGCCGCATCCTCCGAGAGGCTCGATGTGTCCGCCAGACTCCCGCTCCCATCATCCCCAGGGCCTACATTTTCCACCGCAGCTGCCTAGAGGGCAGTGAAAATGTtcagctccagctcaccatTTCAGCACTCCttaatgcacgcacacacacacacacacacacacacactgcataaaCGTACGTTGGACTCCGGAGTGAGAAcggtccagctgctgctggaacTGGCGCTGTTGGTACTGATGCTGTTGTCAGACATCGCCCTCTAGCGGCAGAGCCCCGCACCTGCAGGAGAGAGACCACAAAGAACACGTACCGGTCACTGTCTACACACCACTGCACTCCTCGAGATACATTTATTAGATATTTTCATTCACAGGAGATGGAAGTGCGACGGCGCACGTGAAGGGGATATGAGTGGCCGTGGAAATGAGACGTGGATGCCAATTAATACGATGTGGAAACAAGGTTGAAATGCTGCTAATTTCAAGGCTTGGATGAAAGCGTTGTTTGTGAGCGACGCGTATTCAGCGCTTCATTAGTAGTTTGTCTGCGTTGTCCTTGAGCGCGGCCACCCTGGCTTCGGCCCTCCGCGACATACTTTGGCAGACAATGCGGTTACTAAGGATGCACATGGTGACAGTGAGGGACAGCAGCACTTGGCTACACCAAAAGCGTTATGATGGCGTGTACGAAGATGCCAAAATTATTTTGACGTTTAAATGAAGGGGTTTTTAACTCGCGCAAAAACTGAATGAGCGGATTCTTtaagccccccccctcccctccgttATTTACACGCTGCTCACTCCTCGTCACTTCGATCCGACCGCTTGCAGTTTTTCCTCCATTGATTGACTCACTTAACGCGACTTGACCGCAGGACTCTTCGCGTACATCCGCGCATTTTAAATGACCGTTTCGTTCACTTCAAAAATGACCAAACATGGGCAGAGAAGCGACGGGAAACGTCCTGTGGCGACGCGCCTGCCTGCTCGAGCAGGAGATCCGCCTCGCGCCACGGACCTTCAGGCGATCCACCTCGCGCTAACCGCGTGCGCTGCGCACAGCCAGTTTTACCGTCGCTTCtttctcacactttttttttttttttaccgggGATTAACTATCCCTTCACAAAGGTATCGTCGCTCAACTAGAAGCCCTCCAGAgacatttactttaaaatgtactacaaaaaacaacaaatacttCCAGTATGCAAGGATAATGTTGACTATTTTGCTAATTTTGACAGACATGTCACAACATGAACcggaaatgcaaatgtaaagtgAGCGAGGTTACTCTGCTAACTTGCGAGTTAGTTTTTATAGGTGCGTATTGGATTGTAAACTTATATAACGATACTCCTCTTACCAAGCGTGGTATATCCTTCCTCAGAATTCCTAATTATGCAGCTCCTTCTTCGTATTGCCTGTTGTCTTTTCACAAATACATGTACCGGGATTCTCTGGTGGTTGGGCTAGTTGACATTCACTTTTATCCAATAGGACCCCTCTATTAACCTAGGCCACGCCTCTTCTTCCTTCAGCAGCCAATAAAACTGAAGTGTCGTGTCCTTCCATAGGCAAACTTTGCGGTTGATTGACAGACACAGGTGTGCGTGACAGCATCAAGTGACGCTCCTATGTCCAGCGATGAGTGAAGAAGCTCCGCGCTCATTACACGCACACGCGTGTTCACCCAGACGGTCTTCGACACGTCTGCATTGCTATATTTATAGGGACTTACCGTGATTACTCCAGTCGCACTCCCCTTGGAATGACATACGGCACGAAACTATTCTGCCAACGCCTTAGCCTAGGAAAATGTTTAAGAGTTGCATTTGAATATTATCgctttatatatttacataaatacattttatacatttccataAATACATTTGCCGACTCCAAcgctaaaacacacaaaaactttaaagtataaacatgtatttttatacacacTATTTTACTTTTACGGAGTATCAGTGTAAACAAATCAGCAACAATTACTCAGACAGCAGgaaatcatattttatttatttgaatatattatataacttgttttaaaattcgcttaaatattttatgttctaTACTTTGAAGTAATGAAAAGACCCATAAACACATAGCAAACAAATCATAGCTCAAGGTCACTATATgggaaaaaggaatttaaattaCTCCAATCTAATATATACAGTCTGTACACATTCAAAAAAACACCGCAAGACCCGTTACCTGCTATATGATGAGTGTGTCAAGTGAGCAATAGAAGCACATTTTAAGCAATAGCCACTGGCTAGAGATGCATGTTGAACAAGGCTTGTTTCAGTCCTCTTCACCGAGTACCATGTTAACATGATCCACAGAAATACCACTTAGCATTTTTCTGAAACTGTAT belongs to Scleropages formosus chromosome 18, fSclFor1.1, whole genome shotgun sequence and includes:
- the LOC108925955 gene encoding pre-B-cell leukemia transcription factor-interacting protein 1-like isoform X2, whose amino-acid sequence is MSDNSISTNSASSSSSWTVLTPESNAAAVENVGPGDDGSGSLADTSSLSEDAAGSLTDSGASSRDAPANGLRSEEGLQVCQETVAESGHSFTPPSPTLLSPSPTSHVPLLSNLESYSLASADLDSNTGISLQAGGQTPLGPTVNTNPEAYTDICPPESHIPVGPYPESSITVPAPMREEEGGRPQEQSELAKKVAEVGKQAVQLLDHLVTDFFLFWGRRLARLQVSDSPYDSELGEVRGAEGDRLRKRKVRPLGPLDKTEKQADEDEDEEEEYRPIQQVEEHGGFSLNKCILGALILLGLGTILFSDDDVEVRELKDPEVPLSQDWVNRDMEAMRVQEMAQLLDKLAQENQQIAVLQAQLQSQAEELNLALQRAEEGGKEFVRKEELEKENEQMRMELSSLPSLQRELETLRARVTELAQITASKDSTQFPSSAPVSPSSDQNENSSQSTGVEKAASMEGEDHQRDRLTEELERQKVLLQESRKRLEEMKVENGGKKGVREGLVEVERRLTEEVEKLGQRREAKRKERHGGRKWEGQGDRDVMKKWGRQERKEWKEGKDAKRGDDAWGSDGKEWQERKEWRDGKDWKLDRDGRRDTERQLEDTGERREWKGEKDWKKGRDDRDNRNEWKEKESKNSRGEKEWKHQGNGERDRAWKQQNDIKEWEEKRKEWSKGGDRRRDNGKEEMKHGEWKINEVYHRDEEQSKDGSSHESHVGERSNKEFKEEGKKERHWKSTADKKPLDAAHRHHEHNDYWKGKKQKLQHYYRAPVNCSDIAACAKQEGLVPVQLADFEGLLASYLEKLGEAESKSKEEIGTLVRDFFVDGVFSHDRISFRDFVEDLADILEDIVEAGGNEELEDEMEEFEREALRKFVLDGGEEKRGDWKRGNGRVRA
- the LOC108925955 gene encoding pre-B-cell leukemia transcription factor-interacting protein 1-like isoform X1; amino-acid sequence: MSDNSISTNSASSSSSWTVLTPESNAAAVENVGPGDDGSGSLADTSSLSEDAAGSLTDSGASSRDAPANGLRSEEGLQVCQETVAESGHSFTPPSPTLLSPSPTSHVPLLSNLESYSLASADLDSNTGISLQAGGQTPLGPTVNTNPEAYTDICPPESHIPVGPYPESSITVPAPMREEEGGRPQEQSELAKKVAEVGKQAVQLLDHLVTDFFLFWGRRLARLQVSDSPYDSELGEVRGAEGDRLRKRKVRPLGPLDKTEKQADEDEDEEEEYRPIQQVEEHGGFSLNKCILGALILLGLGTILFSGVFVDLEDDDDVEVRELKDPEVPLSQDWVNRDMEAMRVQEMAQLLDKLAQENQQIAVLQAQLQSQAEELNLALQRAEEGGKEFVRKEELEKENEQMRMELSSLPSLQRELETLRARVTELAQITASKDSTQFPSSAPVSPSSDQNENSSQSTGVEKAASMEGEDHQRDRLTEELERQKVLLQESRKRLEEMKVENGGKKGVREGLVEVERRLTEEVEKLGQRREAKRKERHGGRKWEGQGDRDVMKKWGRQERKEWKEGKDAKRGDDAWGSDGKEWQERKEWRDGKDWKLDRDGRRDTERQLEDTGERREWKGEKDWKKGRDDRDNRNEWKEKESKNSRGEKEWKHQGNGERDRAWKQQNDIKEWEEKRKEWSKGGDRRRDNGKEEMKHGEWKINEVYHRDEEQSKDGSSHESHVGERSNKEFKEEGKKERHWKSTADKKPLDAAHRHHEHNDYWKGKKQKLQHYYRAPVNCSDIAACAKQEGLVPVQLADFEGLLASYLEKLGEAESKSKEEIGTLVRDFFVDGVFSHDRISFRDFVEDLADILEDIVEAGGNEELEDEMEEFEREALRKFVLDGGEEKRGDWKRGNGRVRA
- the LOC108925955 gene encoding pre-B-cell leukemia transcription factor-interacting protein 1-like isoform X3; the protein is MSDNSISTNSASSSSSWTVLTPESNAAAVENVGPGDDGSGSLADTSSLSEDAAGSLTDSGASSRDAPANGLRSEEGLQVCQETVAESGHSFTPPSPTLLSPSPTSHVPLLSNLESYSLASADLDSNTGISLQAGGQTPLGPTVNTNPEAYTDICPPESHIPVGPYPESSITVPAPMREEEGGRPQEQSELAKKVAEVGKQADSPYDSELGEVRGAEGDRLRKRKVRPLGPLDKTEKQADEDEDEEEEYRPIQQVEEHGGFSLNKCILGALILLGLGTILFSGVFVDLEDDDDVEVRELKDPEVPLSQDWVNRDMEAMRVQEMAQLLDKLAQENQQIAVLQAQLQSQAEELNLALQRAEEGGKEFVRKEELEKENEQMRMELSSLPSLQRELETLRARVTELAQITASKDSTQFPSSAPVSPSSDQNENSSQSTGVEKAASMEGEDHQRDRLTEELERQKVLLQESRKRLEEMKVENGGKKGVREGLVEVERRLTEEVEKLGQRREAKRKERHGGRKWEGQGDRDVMKKWGRQERKEWKEGKDAKRGDDAWGSDGKEWQERKEWRDGKDWKLDRDGRRDTERQLEDTGERREWKGEKDWKKGRDDRDNRNEWKEKESKNSRGEKEWKHQGNGERDRAWKQQNDIKEWEEKRKEWSKGGDRRRDNGKEEMKHGEWKINEVYHRDEEQSKDGSSHESHVGERSNKEFKEEGKKERHWKSTADKKPLDAAHRHHEHNDYWKGKKQKLQHYYRAPVNCSDIAACAKQEGLVPVQLADFEGLLASYLEKLGEAESKSKEEIGTLVRDFFVDGVFSHDRISFRDFVEDLADILEDIVEAGGNEELEDEMEEFEREALRKFVLDGGEEKRGDWKRGNGRVRA